The Podospora bellae-mahoneyi strain CBS 112042 chromosome 7, whole genome shotgun sequence genome includes a window with the following:
- a CDS encoding hypothetical protein (EggNog:ENOG503PBP1; COG:Q), producing MSFKMMVRGLDDWTFMVSTSINGTSVSLTANLLVIATLVLTLLGYFVVPHLLSPLRSIPGPFLARYTDLYRLYHTTRGSFHLHITRLHKTYGPVVRIGPNTVDIDYPEPIKVVFGTTTKQKAEWKKTGFYLSSSTRIKETGEIMYNLFSQIDPELHAKWKRPVAKYYSAAAVARVESKMDEVVDMLCKELDKRVSGNDGQEEIDLGKWIVFYTWDVIGNVTFSQPLGYLREGKDFDGTLLTADKTLDYFAFITSIPWLDYVFDKNRIMRIGPPSFNHIVGLSVGHIMKRFQEDQGTEQKSRDADYLDMFLEARQKWPEVVDDAMVVRYTLSNMIAGADTTSSIIKTAIYYSMMAEGRWKKLREELEKAGINREKCPVSYRDARSVPYLEGLVRESMRILPGIALGLERHVPKGGFTLPSGHYLPEGTAVAMNPYVLSRNKQIWGENVDEFKPERWLRAGGENETRYQERLQMMNGADLTFGAGSRMCLGKNLALIQIYKGLATLALLYNVEPADGAKEWKVINSFFVRQEGLEVRLTKRV from the exons ATGTCATTCAAAATGATGGTCCGTGGTCTTGATGACTGGACTTTTATGGTTTCCACGTCCATCAATGGCACCTCTGTCTCTCTGACCGCAAACTTGCTGGTCATAGCCACTCTGGTCCTCACACTGTTGGGATACTTTGTTGTTCCGCATCTCCTATCACCTCTCCGATCAATTCCTGGTCCATTTCTGGCCC GCTATACTGACCTCTACCGCCTCTACCATACCACCCGCGGGTCTTTCCATCTCCATATCACTCGATTGCACAAAACATACGGTCCCGTCGTTCGAATTGGCCCCAACACCGTCGATATTGACTACCCCGAGCCGATCAAAGTTGTTTTTGGGACGActacaaaacaaaaagccgAGTGGAAAAAGACAGGGTTCTACCTCTCTAGCAGCACGCGAATCAAGGAGACGGGGGAGATCATGTACAACCTGTTCAGTCAAATTGACCCAGAGTTGCATGCCAAGTGGAAGAGACCAGTGGCCAAGTATTACTCCGCCGCCGCGGTGGCAAGAGTAGAAAGCAAGATGGATGAAGTGGTCGATATGCTATGTAAGGAGTTGGACAAAAGGGTAAGTGGCAATGATGGGCAAGAGGAGATTGATCTGGGGAAGTGGATCGTCTTCT ACACTTGGGACGTCATCGGGAACGTCACATTTTCCCAGCCGCTCGGGTACTTGCGCGAGGGCAAAGACTTTGACGGGACGCTTTTGACAGCAGATAAAACGCTCGACTACTTTGCTTTCATAACATCAATCCCTTGGCTTGATTACGTCTTTGACAAGAACAGAATCATGAGAATCGGACCGCCGAGCTTCAATCACATCGTCGGACTTAGTGTAGGGCATATCATGAAGCGATTCCAGGAAGATCAAGGCACAGAGCAGAAGAGCAGAGATGCAGACTATCTGGATATGTTTCTCGAAGCACGTCAAAAGTggccagaggtggtggatgacgCCATGGTCGTCAGATATACTCTGAGCAACATGATTGCAGGGGCAGACACCACCTCGAGTATCATCAAGACTGCTATCTACTACTCGATGATGGCAGAAGGGAGGTGGAAAAAGTTGAGAGAAGAACTAGAGAAAGCTGGAATCAACAGAGAAAAGTGCCCAGTCAGTTACAGAGATGCTAGGAGTGTGCCATAcctggaggggttggtaAGAGAGAGCATGAGAATTTTACCGGGCATTGCGCTAGGATTGGAAAGACATGTTCCCAAAGGAGGTTTCACATTGCCTTCGGGGCACTACCTGCCAGAGGGTACAGCAGTGGCCATGAACCCTTATGTCCTTTCTCGGAACAAGCAAATCTGGGGTGAAAATGTGGACGAGTTCAAGCCTGAAAGGTGGCTGAGGGCTGGCGGAGAGAATGAGACCAGATACCAAGAAAGGCTGCAGATGATGAACGGCGCAGACTTGACTTTCGGTGCTGGGAGCAGAATGTGTCTTGGAAAGAATTTGGCGCTGATACAAATCTATAAAGGCCTCGCAACATTAGCGTTGCTTTATAATGTTGAGCCAGCTGACGGGGCGAAGGAGTGGAAAGTCATCAACAGCTTTTTTGTCAGGCAGGAGGGACTCGAAGTTAGGCTGACAAAGAGAGTCTGA
- a CDS encoding hypothetical protein (EggNog:ENOG503P028; COG:S) has protein sequence MDEKAARQSREQSTSAPATLAAEPPSSGSSASSVAHKREATSSPVGLPPQKSFESGDDGQSRAIHPDIDHEEAEAADPGHELDVELGRAHDIEDIRRIETRGSVKSKVSRVLSVVSRRKAKERERIPFAPVPVTNLHQGIVGWEGQDDPLMPLNFPNRKKYLILCLLSAITLLTPFASSILAPGITYLNRDFENDNEIVGAMTVSVYLLGYTVGPLFLAPLSEIYGRRVVLSAANWFFCAWQIGCALAPTIESLIVFRFLAGVGGAGCLTLGAGIIADMFRTDERGFAIGIVTLGPLIGPTVGPVIGGFVSQTIGWRWDFWIVLIISVVVCGLTELFNQETNPRVLIERKVKRLASESGRKDLRSCFETGEQMSQKRILLNGLVRPTKMLFLSPLVFFVSIYIAFTYGTLYLLFTTIPLVFQETYGWSIGITGLIYICLGIGNMCGWAVVTATSDKGVVRRTKQNNGVFEPEMRLSLSIWASTLLPITFFWYGWTTHYHTHWIVPVIALFPFSFGIIGIFIPLTTYLIDCYPIYAASAIAANTVARSLAGMLLPLAGPSMYENLGLGWGNSLLGFICILMIPVPLLLGRYGARLRKMGLQL, from the exons ATGGATGAAAAGGCCGCCCGCCAAAGCCGAGAGCAATCGACATCAGCGCCAGCCACGCTCGCCGCCGAACCGCCATCCTCGGGTTCTAGTGCTTCCTCGGTGGCTCACAAGAGGGAAGCAACTTCTTCTCCAGTTGGATTACCTCCTCAAAAGTCATTCGAGTctggagatgatggccaaAGCCGCGCTATCCATCCCGATATCGACCATGAAGAGGCAGAAGCAGCGGATCCTGGCCATGAGCTTGATGTCGAACTTGGCAGA GCGCACGACATAGAAGACATCAGGCGCATCGAAACTCGTGGCAGCGTCAAAAGCAAGGTTTCCCGAGTTTTGAGCGTCGTCAGCCGccgcaaggccaaggagcgTGAACGAATCCCCTTCGCCCCCGTACCCGTCACCAATCTTCACCAAGGCATTGTCGGCTGGGAAGGTCAGGATGACCCATTGATGCCGCTCAACTTTCCTAACCGCAAAAAATACCTTATCCTCTGCCTGCTTTCAGCCATCACCCTGTTGACACCCTTCGCATCGTCAATTTTGGCCCCGGGTATCACCTATTTGAACCGAGATTTTGAAAATGACAACGAGATTGTGGGCGCCATGACAGTTAGCGTGTATCTGCTTGGCTATACCGTCGGCCCATTGTTCCTGGCGCCGTTGAGTGAAATATATGGGCGGAGGGTTGTTCTGAGTGCCGCAAACTGGTTCTTTTGCGCCTGGCAGATTGGTTGCGCCTTGGCGCCGACGATTGAGTCACTAATAGTGTTTCGATTCCTCGCTGGcgtgggtggtgctggatgCTTG ACACTCGGGGCAGGCATCATTGCCGACATGTTCAGGACAGATGAAAGAGGATTCGCAATAGGCATTGTAACCTTGGGGCCTTTGATCG GCCCAACTGTTGGCCCCGTCATTGGTGGCTTCGTATCTCAAACTATCGGGTGGCGCTGGGATTTCTGGATCGTGCTGATCATATCCGTCGTGGTATGCGGGCTTACAGAGCTCTTCAACCAGGAAACGAACCCTCGCGTTTTGATTGAGCGGAAGGTTAAGCGGCTCGCCTCGGAGTCGGGCCGGAAAGATCTGAGGAGCTGTTTTGAGACCGGAGAGCAGATGAGCCAGAAGCGTATTCTTCTCAATGGTCTTGTGCGGCCGACCAAAATGCTCTTCCTGTCACCGCTCGTCTTTTTCGTCTCCATTTACATCGCCTTCACCTATGGTACGCTGTATCTGCTCTTCACCACTATTCCCCTCGTGTTCCAGGAGACTTATGGCTGGAGCATCGGCATAACGGGCCTCATCTACATTTGTCTGGGCATTGGAAACATGTGCGGATGGGCGGTGGTCACGGCCACCTCAGACAAGGGTGTTGTTCGGCGTACCAAGCAGAACAACGGGGTGTTCGAACCAGAGATGCGTCTTTCGCTGAGTATATGGGCCAGCACGTTGCTGCCCATCACCTTCTTCTGGTACGGCTGGACGACACACTATCACACGCACTGGATCGTGCCAGTTATTGCCCTATTCCCTTTTTCGTTTGGAATCATTGGAATCTTCATCCCTCTGACGACATACCTCATCGACTGTTATCCAATATACGCTGCATCAGCCATAGCAGCCAATACCGTCGCCCGCAGCTTGGCCGGGATGTTGCTTCCACTTGCCGGGCCATCCATGTACGAGAATCTTGGATTGGGTTGGGGCAATTCATTACTTGGGTTCATCTGCATTCTCATGATTCCCGTACCGCTATTGCTCGGCAGGTATGGGGCAAGGTTGAGAAAGATGGGCCTCCAGTTGTAG
- a CDS encoding hypothetical protein (EggNog:ENOG503P7C9): MAAAPCFPATLTPLPAPTTDRTDISPLRAMLRRQYDNKTMTATSGAATTAMTIAITTDDNHSCTSFNGFSTCSSAGDYGACFASSSTDHCNCNNGIQYLECVSVALATSSCWGAVGGEPNWEAYEQSWFQTACPTPLSSVMAQLPQPSTVQLELSPASTIIPLGPITAPPLPVAPSIIPGEGAPLLKGDCTATSFSMIQGDDKVFYVPFRLRQLETGVLSIQFAVADGSKQQANRMAAVPGQFPQPQSGDTAKLVKCPMDYYSVPGGLCCPNGYFKFTSTLASATPFFSSLIEKASPPVITAGDVKNPANSDLPTTAILNAVWAMGYSLGVSQAGVSNGLSPGAEARIGVGVGMLVLLGALVAFALVSHKKKKREAQSFIGSTVAPGGGGMAYQSGYHAPPGSPPPASTASPAGSPAAKYAEIVSSQYAPSAEQEDGKSNDLFIRLSLRMGMGGNNFQFMMGTHINGNGNVNNTSNKGRLMNHIVDTN, translated from the exons ATGGCGGCAGCACCATGTTTCCCGGCGACACTGACGCCCTTGCCAGCTCCAACAACAGATCGAACCGACATTTCCCCCCTGAGAGCCATGCTTCGACGGCAATATGACAATAAGACCATGACCGCCACTTCCGGGGCGGCGACCACCGCCATGACAATAGCAATTACCACAGACGATAACCATTCTTGCACT AGCTTCAATGGCTTCTCTACCTGCAGCTCAGCAGGTGATTACGGGGCTTGTTttgccagctcctccacagATCACTGTAACTGCAATAACGGTATACAGTATCTTGAGTGCGTCTCCGTTGCCCTTGCTACGTCCAGCTGTTGGGGAGCGGTAGGCGGTGAGCCTAACTGGGAGGCCTATGAACAGTCCTGGTTCCAGACTGCGTGCCCAACACCTCTCAGCAGTGTGATGGCACAGCTACCTCAGCC TTCAACAGTTCAACTCGAACTAAGCCCCGCCTCAACCATAATTCCCCTTGGACCCATTACTGCTCCCCCACTCCCTGTAGCCCCAAGCATCATCCCAGGCGAAGGGGCACCCTTGCTCAAAGGCGACTGCACCGCGACTTCGTTCTCCATGATACAAGGTGATGACAAGGTGTTTTATGTTCCTTTTCGGCTGCGACAACTCGAGACCGGAGTGTTGTCCATTCAGT TCGCCGTTGCTGATGGCAGCAAACAACAAGCGAACCGTATGGCGGCCGTTCCCGGGCAGTTTCCACAACCTCAGTCAGGAGACACTGCGAAATTGGTGAAATGTCCTATGGACTATTACAGCGTTCCTGGAGGATTATGTTGCCCAAA CGGTTACTTCAAGTTCACATCTACCTTGGCCAGTGCAACCCCTTTTTTCAGCTCCTTAATTGAAAAGGCCTCCCCGCCTGTGATAACGGCAGGTGACGTGAAGAATCCCGCCAACTCTGATTTGCCGACAACGGCAATCTTAAATGCGGTCTGGGCGATGGGGTATAGCCTTGGGGTGTCACAGGCAGGAGTCTCCAATGGCTTGTCGCCAGGCGCCGAAGCAAGgattggggttggagttgggatgTTAGTCCTACTTGGAGCCTTGGTTGCGTTTGCACTGGTGAGTcataaaaagaagaaaagggaggCTCAAAGTTTTATTGGTTCAACTGTGGCaccaggtggaggagggatggcATACCAGTCTGGGTATCATGCTCCACCGGGCAGTCCGCCACCTGCCTCAACTGCTTCACCAGCAGGAAGTCCAGCCGCCAAGTACGCAGAGATAGTATCATCACAATACGCCCCCAGTGCT gagcaggaggatggCAAGAGCAACGACCTCTTTATCCGTCTCAGCCTGCGTATGGGCATGGGTGGCAACAACTTCCAGTTTATGATGGGCACACACATCAATGGGAATGGCAACGtgaacaacaccagcaacaagGGCAGACTTATGAACCATATCGTCGATACCAACTAG
- a CDS encoding hypothetical protein (MEROPS:MER0003908; EggNog:ENOG503NUYK; COG:O), whose product MKSVFAFSTLLALASAAAVPERQVRPAVTAYDGYKVFRVAVKNQVNKVSKIIEQLELETWKAPKAPGALADIVVPPSKVAEFEAAVAGMEVTTMHEDLAASIEEESNFSAYAVGSANATWFNSYHSYNDHLQFLRDLQATYPTRSAIVTSGNSNEGRPITGIHFWGSSGKGKKPAVIFHSTVHAREWITTMVNEYLAFNLLTKYDTDAEIKSFVDKYDFYVFPVVNPDGFVFTQTNTRLWRKNRQSNTGSTCIGRDINRNWNFQWSVTGGASTNPCAEDYKGRAASDAPETTNLANFIRSVKSSQGLKLFIDWHAYSQLFMTPYGYSCTARAAKHTELVSLAAGAASAIQAVYGTRFTSGPICSTIYKATGSSVDWANDVGGSEYTFTAELRDTGANGFVLPASQIVPSGVETWAGLRYLLLNMK is encoded by the exons ATGAAGTCGGTTTTCGCTTTTTCCACTCTCCTGGCCCTCGCCTCGGCGGCTGCTGTCCCCGAACGCCAGGTCAGACCCGCTGTCACCGCCTACGATGGATACAAGGTCTTCCGTGTCGCTGTCAAGAACCAGGTCAACAAGGTCTCCAAGATCATCGAGCAGCTAGAGCTCGAGACATGGAAGGCACCCAAGGCCCCTGGCGCTCTCGCCGATATTGTTGTCCCACCATCCAAAGTGGCCGAGTTCGAGGCGGCTGTCGCCGGCATGGAGGTCACTACCATGCACGAGGACTTGGCTGCTTCTATTGAGGAGGAGTCCAACTTCTCTGCATATGCAG TTGGTTCTGCCAACGCTACGTGGTTCAACTCATACCATTCGTACAACGACCATCTCCAGTTCCTGCGGGATCTCCAGGCCACCTACCCAACCCGCTCAGCCATCGTCACGTCGGGCAACTCCAACGAGGGAAGACCTATCACAGGTATTCACTTCTGGGGAAGCTCCGGGAAGGGCAAAAAGCCTGCTGTCATCTTCCACAGCACCGTCCACGCGCGCGAGTGGATCACCACCATGGTCAACGAGTACCTGGCATTCAACCTCCTGACCAAGTACGACACCGACGCCGAGATCAAGAGCTTTGTCGACAAGTACGACTTCTACGTCTTCCCCGTTGTTAACCCTGACGGCTTCGTCTTCACCCAGACCAACACTCGTCTGTGGCGCAAGAACCGTCAATCCAATACTGGCAGCACTTGCATTGGCCGTGACATCAACCGTAACTGGAACTTCCAGTGGTCCGTTACTGGTGGTGCTTCCACTAACCCCTGCGCCGAGGACTACAAGGGAAGAGCCGCCTCTGATGCCCCAGAGACTACCAACCTGGCCAACTTCATCCGTAGCGTCAAGTCCAGCCAGGGCTTGAAGCTCTTCATTGACTGGCATGCTTACTCTCAGCTGTTCATGACCC CTTACGGATACTCCTGCACTGCCAGAGCTGCTAAGCATACCGAGCTTGTGtcccttgctgctggcgcTGCCTCGGCTATCCAGGCCGTTTACGGCACCAGGTTTACCTCCGGACCTATCTGCAGCACCATCTACAAGGCCACCGGTAGCAGTGTCGACTGGGCCAACGATGTGGGCGGCTCTGAGTACACATTCACCGCCGAGCTTCGTGACACTGGTGCCAACGGCTTCGTTCTCCCTGCTAGCCAGATCGTTCCCAGCGGTGTCGAGACCTGGGCCGGTCTTAGATACCTGCTGTTGAACATGAAGTAA
- a CDS encoding hypothetical protein (EggNog:ENOG503Q6U6; COG:S), protein MASPSSASSTGAPLRPISTEGQKPPPSSFDADNVPVEVLVKHLLAAKQSLSSMALVLRANGLSTHARQMHEESVVLSAQTAFLRSGINDQIFILRQVRRKMVSVYNSGRKDFDRLIRALDGVNGRLEKTIQMLRDTVVEPAFRPPGEETRSLIDFVDEGQVDILRESLKSSIAELKAAQTSFDGDLLRFEDDLRFLNKRLPCASSSPSPSSSSSHNQMPQLLGQLSDLSHSMAQHLSSLTQHFDMCVTAVRSTEGGAALARRRAAETTEDSGDPVSISGVITEQESRMAELEPMDPHERAEIIQVVLEDSPQVEEVVSDIQNVLQRMEDVFGALKDQADTIRAEHVSTVNAFALLEDIGAKLPSYVGAEDEFVQRWEGEKETIFEKMDEMERLKEFYEGYLTSYDRLREEADRRRVVEDKIANTWRKAKEIVDDLLRADQAKRELFRQEDGEFLPTDLWPGMNDPPKRWEVVPVEEEPSTPRPAKAQPNVMRDS, encoded by the exons ATGGCATCTCCCAGCTCAGCCTCGTCAACAGGCGCACCTTTGCGGCCGATATCAACCGAAGGCCAAAAGCCGCCACCGTCAAGCTTCGATGCCGATAATGTTCCTGTCGAGGTGCTGGTCAAGCATTTGCTTGCCGCGAAGCAGTCGCTCTCTTCCATGGCGCTTGTGCTTCGCGCCAATGGCCTTTCCACCCATGCCCGCCAGATGCACGAGGAGTCGGTTGTCCTGAGCGCGCAGACGGCCTTCTTGCGCAGTGGCATCAACGACCAGATCTTCATCCTGCGACAGGTGCGCCGAAAGATGGTTTCCGTCTACAACAGTGGGCGCAAGGATTTCGACCGGCTTATCCGCGCGCTGGACGGCGTCAATGGCCGGCTCGAGAAGACCATTCAGATGCTTCGTGATACGGTTGTGGAGCCTGCATTCCGCCCTCCAGGTGAAGAGACCAGGTCGTTGATAGACTTTGTCGATGAGGGCCAGGTTGACATACTCCGAGAATCCTTAAAATCTAGCATAGCCGAGCTCAAA GCCGCGCAAACCTCCTTCGACGGCGACCTCCTCCGGTTCGAAGACGATTTACGTTTTCTCAACAAACGTCTTCCGTGCGCGTCCTCGAGcccctccccgtcttcctCGAGCTCCCACAACCAGATGCCCCAGCTCTTGGGCCAGCTCTCCGACCTCTCGCATTCCATGGCACAGCATCTCAGCTCCCTAACTCAGCATTTCGACATGTGCGTTACTGCCGTCCGGTCAACCGAGGGGGGCGCGGCTCTTGCTCGTCGCAGAGCCGCAGAAACAACCGAGGATAGCGGAGATCCCGTCTCCATTTCCGGCGTAATTACAGAGCAGGAATCTCGCATGGCCGAGCTCGAGCCAATGGATCCCCACGAGAGGGCCGAGATAATCCAAGTCGTCTTGGAAGATTCGCCTCAGGTGGAGGAAGTTGTTTCGGACATACAGAATGTGCTGCAGCGCATGGAGGACGTCTTTGGAGCACTGAAAGACCAAGCCGACACGATTCGCGCCGAACATGTGTCTACTGTCAATGCGTTCGCACTGCTGGAGGATATCGGAGCCAAACTGCCGAGTTATGTTGGTGCCGAGGACGAATTTGTACAACGTTGGGAGggagaaaaggaaacaatCTTTGAAAAgatggatgagatggagCGCCTGAAGGAGTTTTATGAGGGGTACTTGACTTCCTATGACCGActgagggaggaggcagacAGACGAAGGGTTGTAGAGGACAAGATTGCCAATACCTGGCGCAAGGCGAAGGAGATTGTGGATGATTTGCTAAGAGCAGACCAGGCGAAGCGAGAGCTCTTCCGGCAGGAAGATGGAGAGTTCCTGCCTACGGATCTATGGCCAGGAATGAACGACCCGCCCAAAcgatgggaggtggtgccggtggaagaggagccaAGCACGCCTCGACCTGCCAAGGCACAACCGAATGTTATGAGGGATAGCTAA
- a CDS encoding hypothetical protein (COG:O; EggNog:ENOG503P50B), whose amino-acid sequence MNMFRTSLSRTATRAVRTLSTSATKSSSIPLRICGRGTGTQQTITIKDKPYSIQTDTYPVLGGADSAPSPVAYSLASLTSCNQVTGAKVAEDHGIKLGQWNVRLDAVLPTDVLIKGKCEGNPNWESVKLFVRVQTNILESVKGDNLEADARFRHFVREVERRCPITQLFKRSGVQYENLEWSGNPAAQ is encoded by the exons ATGAACATGTTTCGCACGAGCCTTTCAAGAACCGCTACCCGTGCAGTACGCACATTGTCTACCTCCGCCACCAAATCATCCTCCATCCCTCTCCGCATCTGCGGGCGTGGGACAGGCACCCAGcagaccatcaccatcaaagACAAGCCATACAGCATTCAAACCGATACATACCCTGTTCTCGGTGGCGCTGACTCGGCCCCATCACCAGTGGCCTACAGCCTTGCCTCTCTTACCTCCTGCAACCAAGTAACGGGTGCTAAGGTAGCTGAGGACCACGGCATTAAGCTTGGCCAGTGGAACGTCAGACTCGACGCCGTGCTTCCCACGGACGTACTTATCAAGGGCAAGTGCGAGGGTAACCCCAACTGGGAGAGCGTTAAACTCTTCGTCAGAGTCCAGACCAACATTCTAGAGTCTGTAAAGGGAGACAACTTGGAGGCTGATGCGCGATTTCGTCATTTTGtcagggaggtggagagaaGGTGCCCAATTACACAGCTCTTCAAGAGAAGTGGTGTGCAGTATGAGA ATTTGGAGTGGTCAGGAAATCCTGCTGCTCAGTGA
- the rio1 gene encoding Serine/threonine-protein kinase rio1 (COG:D; COG:T; EggNog:ENOG503NVB9): MSSSEPVAPGSAAPHQPPYTYQPNQGYAPTEPIPTELANAAPHGVDEYLWEDSDDDVAYSDELDDDYLEGGEGNSGDITKQVNRQRQLQGAANNGAPTALPRSNAQKPKANNSNHVDDLDSELAKHARKLKTDLIIDDDDFWNGDDHTGEVKDKDKDKADRATNELVMDQRTRMILLKMISRGIVSEVHGAISTGKEANVYGAVLDPLDGTRPLHRAIKIYKTAILVFKDRERYITGEHRFKRGANKKNNREMVKQWAEKEFRNLKRLHAAGIPCPEPLELKSHVLVMEFLGNKRGYAYPRLRDATLSDEGTENPWRPVYIQLLGIMRRLFRVCNLVHADLSEYNILYDKNKLYIIDVSQSVEHEHPRALEFLRMDIKNVGDFFRRKGVDTLQDRAIFDFITAIDGPVEEPELSEAIERLYETRPSIQDAATEEVDVEVFRNQFIPRTLDEVYDMERDAKIPVEQLVYNSMLANTVSVKPEAAEEGSEEDSEDGTTADGDDRSEGSEIDQSIFDKGPPRGKKHEDKDEKRQHKQTVKEEKRAKRAEKIPKAKKKRIIATTTKKRK; the protein is encoded by the exons ATGTCTTCCTCTGAGCCAGTAGCACCCGGAAGTGCGGCGCCGCACCAGCCGCCCTATACCTACCAGCCAAACCAAGGCTATGCTCCGACTGAGCCCATCCCCACTGAGCTCGCCAATGCTGCCCCGCATGGTGTCGACGAGTACCTGTGGGAagacagtgatgatgatgtggccTACAGCGACGAACTCGACGATGATTACCTGGAGGGTGGCGAAGGTAACTCGGGCGACATCACCAAACAGGTCAACCGCCAGCGTCAGCTTCAAGGCGCCGCCAACAATGGAGCACCCACAGCTCTCCCCCGCTCCAACGCCCAGAAGCCAAAGGCCAACAACTCGAACCACGTTGACGACCTCGATTCCGAACTGGCAAAGCACGCAAGGAAGCTCAAGACCGATCTTATAATCGATGACGACGACTTCTGGAACGGAGATGACCACACcggggaggtcaaggacaaggacaaggacaaggccgaCCGCGCCACCAacgagttggtgatggaccAGCGCACACGCATGATTCTGCTCAAGATGATCAGCCGCGGTATTGTCAGCGAGGTGCACGGTGCCATCAGCACAGGCAAGGAGGCCAACGTTTACGGTGCCGTGTTGGATCCCCTGGATGGAACCCGCCCCTTGCACCGCGCCATCAAGATTTACAAGACGGCCATTCTCGTCTTCAAGGACAGAGAAAGGTACATTACAGGCGAGCATAGGTTCAAGAGAGGTGCCAATAAGAAGAACAACCGGGAGATGGTCAAACAATGGGCCGAGAAGGAGTTCCGCAACTTGAAGCGTCTGCATGCTGCCGGCATTCCATGCCCAGAACCTCTGGAGCTCAAGTCTCAcgtcttggtgatggagttCCTGGGAAATAAACGGGGTTATGCCTACCCAAGACTGCGGGATGCCACTCTTTCCGATGAGGGCACCGAAAACCCGTGGAGACCTGTGTACATCCAACTCTTGGGCATCATGCGCCGTCTTTTCAGGGTCTGCAACCTGGTACATGCCGATCTGAGCGAGTACAACATCCTCTATGACAAGAACAAGCTGTACATTATCGACGTCTCGCAGTCAGTCGAGCACGAGCACCCGCGTGCCCTCGAGTTCTTGCGCATGGACATCAAGAATGTGGGCGATTTTTTCCGCCGCAAAGGTGTCGACACCCTCCAGGACCGCGCCATATTTGACTTCATTACGGCGATCGATGGTCCTGTCGAGGAGCCAGAGCTTTCCGAGGCCATCGAGCGACTCTACGAGACCCGCCCTTCCATCCAGGATGCCGCGACCGAGGAAGTTGATGTCGAAGTCTTCCGCAACCAGTTCATCCCCCGAACCCTGGACGAGGTCTACGATATGGAACGGGATGCCAAAATACCCGTTGAGCAGCTAGTCTACAACAGCATGCTTGCCAATACAGTTTCCGTGAAACCGGAGGCCGCAGAAGAGGGCTCAGAAGAGGACTCAGAAG ATGGCACTACGGCGGACGGTGATGACAGGTCAGAGGGCAGCGAGATCGACCAAAGCATATTTGACAAGGGCCCACCAAGAGGAAAAAAGCATGAGGACAAAGACGAGAAGAGGCAGCACAAACAAAcggtcaaggaggagaagagagccAAGAGGGCCGAGAAGATAcccaaggcgaagaagaagaggatcaTTGCTACCACCACTAAGAAGAGGAAGTAg
- a CDS encoding hypothetical protein (EggNog:ENOG503P4FP; COG:J), giving the protein MNNSDPSAKPVFFTYPGQGEALSNGFHYSQAVRIGNRIEISGQGGWDPASGAIPSSLTKEIEQAFSNVELALQAASPDPSKKITWRQVYSARSFNTPASLTEEGLAATAAALKKFCGPDHRPLLTAVGTPQLALPGMNIEIEVVALVDLNN; this is encoded by the exons ATGAACAACTCAGACCCATCTGCCAAGCCAGTCTTCTTCACTTACCCCGGCCAGGGAGAAGCATTGTCCAACGGGTTCCACTACAGCCAAGCGGTCCGCATTGGAAATCGAATCGAGATATCCGGCCAAG GTGGTTGGGACCCAGCCAGCGGAGCcatcccttcctctctcacCAAAGAAATCGAGCAGGCATTCTCCAACGTTGAGTTGGCTCTCCAGGCGGCATCTCCCGACCCCAGCAAGAAGATCACCTGGCGCCAGGTGTACTCGGCTCGCTCTTTCAACACGCCGGCCAGCTTGACAGAGGAAGGCCTTGCAGCTACCGCGGCCGCACTCAAGAAGTTCTGTGGACCAGACCATCGGCCTCTTCTCACTGCTGTCGGAACACCACAACTTGCGCTCCCGGGAATGAATATTGAGATCGAGGTTGTGGCTTTGGTGGATCTGAATAACTAA